From Lepus europaeus isolate LE1 chromosome 3, mLepTim1.pri, whole genome shotgun sequence, a single genomic window includes:
- the LOC133757084 gene encoding small ubiquitin-related modifier 1-like: protein MSDQETKPSAEDLGDKKEGEYIKLKVIGQDSSEIHFKVKMTIHVKKLKESYCQRQGVPMNSLRFLFEGQRTADNHTPKELGMEEEDVIEVYQKQTGGHSVV from the coding sequence ATGTCAGATCAGGAGACAAAACCTTCAGCTGAGGACTTGGGAgataagaaggaaggagagtaCATTAAACTCAAAGTCATTGGACAGGATAGCAGTGAGATTCATTTCAAagtgaaaatgacaatacatGTCAAGAAACTCAAAGAATCATACTGTCAAAGACAGGGCGTTCCAATGAATTCACTCAGGTTTCTCTTTGAAGGTCAGAGAACTGCTGATAATCATACTCCTAAAGAACTGGGAATGGAGGAAGAAGATGTGATTGAAGTTTATCAGAAACAAACAGGGGGTCATTCAGTGGTTTAg